In Micromonospora sp. WMMD980, the following are encoded in one genomic region:
- a CDS encoding metal-dependent hydrolase: protein MMGPSHALSGAAVWLTGSWALDQFADYHQTPLALAVGTAGCAGGALFPDLDLSGKVTRNQGGATVARTFGVFSLFVAEVTEKISLGVYYATKLSKDPRRNNGHRTLTHTVPFTVLVGWGTTALCAHYGKWAVVSILFFMIGLALRGLFDEWAERAGWVVVTLVSAAAAWFTFANLPGDRGYPMIGLAVGVGCFVHILGDMITRAGVPILWPIPIRRRMWTMIGLPDSIALRTGGKAETVVLRGVLTVLAVLAALGLVAPSVLQRFDIQV from the coding sequence ATGATGGGACCGTCCCACGCGCTGTCCGGCGCGGCGGTGTGGTTGACCGGCTCCTGGGCGCTGGACCAGTTCGCCGACTATCACCAGACGCCGCTGGCGCTGGCGGTGGGCACCGCGGGCTGTGCGGGCGGGGCGCTCTTTCCCGACCTCGACCTCTCCGGCAAGGTCACTCGCAACCAGGGCGGTGCCACCGTCGCCCGGACGTTCGGCGTGTTCAGCCTCTTCGTGGCCGAGGTGACGGAGAAGATCTCGCTCGGCGTCTACTACGCGACGAAACTCAGCAAGGACCCGCGCCGCAACAACGGCCACCGCACGCTCACCCACACCGTGCCGTTCACGGTGCTGGTCGGGTGGGGCACCACCGCGCTCTGCGCCCACTACGGCAAGTGGGCGGTGGTCAGCATCCTGTTCTTCATGATCGGTCTGGCGTTGCGCGGCCTCTTCGACGAGTGGGCCGAACGGGCCGGCTGGGTGGTGGTCACGCTGGTCTCGGCCGCCGCGGCCTGGTTCACCTTCGCCAACCTGCCGGGCGACCGGGGCTATCCGATGATCGGGCTGGCCGTCGGCGTGGGCTGCTTCGTGCACATCCTCGGCGACATGATCACGCGGGCCGGCGTGCCGATCCTCTGGCCCATCCCGATCAGACGGCGGATGTGGACGATGATCGGGCTGCCCGACAGCATCGCGCTGCGCACCGGCGGCAAGGCTGAGACGGTCGTGCTGCGGGGGGTGTTGACCGTGCTGGCGGTGCTCGCCGCGTTGGGCCTGGTCGCGCCCTCGGTGCTGCAACGGTTCGACATCCAGGTGTGA
- a CDS encoding serine/threonine protein kinase, which translates to MREVVIAGRYRLIDLVGRGGMGQVWRARDEELQREVAVKQVLPPNWLAESDRDELRARTLREARTAARLNHPNVVRVYDVVRVNGDPWLIMEYVPSRSLQEIIETDGPLPPRRAAEIGVAVHAALRAAHRAGVLHRDVKPANVLLALDGRVLLTDFGLAVFEGGDGAMTRPGLVLGSPQYVAPERAAESVSSVEADLWSLGATLHAAVEGRSPYARSTAMATLAALASQPPDPAPHAGPLMPVLVGLLRRDPRNRLGHDDIARLLAAAAEPPADGPHPPGAAEPGRTGPAVPPLSGSHVGVPPAPRAVPAVPPLSGSSIAVPPVPRSKSAVPPTERAGRAGSAVGRAAPPAGAAGRWQRPDGPAGHAGPRGIAAERPAPDPPGKAGPAPGDADPQPGRAGGGADRAAPDGWAGWDRTTGWADADGTGGWDRTTGRDDDDGDAAARPAVGYPDLMPPAAAARAWSRAARHSEWARPTEGEPPPSDPAEDPGSDEPGRPDGGGSGRDTPDRPLGALGPTVLTSFVDPGNPAGPEGPAARADAVSPVHTPAPGSIPPPTPPPVATGGLPDSGRLRAATDSGAFGDDPARGAATRGGPDPSGAVLGGVRPPHGSPDRGVRAHHDDADRERGDTPDDPPGDGGRGRGTTRRWGFAAGAVVLAVVAGVSTALAVAEEHPTDGRHGEPVGQPWARPPGPPGGEGGVPPPPFPCIRPDVAGTPVQKGPPPADPAVTVPAGWVWPADTGGFHIALPAGWLQLRSGDTTCFQDPATRRILGVEPYPGGDPVGRLRSAERDLKAAGRLPKYEKVRLAADGEGAAWECRWTAPYGERMHALRMLPGEEGGWTLGLTTSDADWAAADEQFALIRDSVRPIRPTRTAG; encoded by the coding sequence GTGCGGGAAGTGGTGATCGCCGGACGGTACCGCCTGATCGATCTGGTCGGCCGCGGCGGAATGGGTCAGGTCTGGCGAGCCCGTGACGAGGAGCTTCAGCGCGAGGTCGCGGTGAAGCAGGTGCTGCCGCCGAACTGGCTCGCCGAGAGCGACCGCGACGAGCTGCGCGCCCGCACCCTGCGTGAGGCGCGCACGGCGGCCCGACTCAACCATCCCAACGTGGTCCGGGTCTACGACGTGGTGCGGGTCAACGGCGACCCGTGGCTGATCATGGAATACGTCCCGTCCCGTTCGTTGCAGGAGATCATCGAGACCGACGGCCCGCTGCCGCCCCGACGGGCCGCCGAGATCGGGGTGGCGGTCCACGCCGCGCTCCGCGCCGCCCACCGGGCCGGGGTGCTGCACCGGGACGTGAAACCCGCGAACGTGCTGCTGGCCCTGGACGGGCGGGTGCTGCTGACCGACTTCGGGCTGGCCGTGTTCGAGGGTGGCGACGGCGCCATGACCCGGCCGGGCCTGGTCCTCGGCTCCCCCCAGTACGTCGCCCCGGAGCGCGCCGCGGAGAGCGTGTCCAGTGTGGAGGCCGACCTGTGGTCGCTGGGCGCCACCCTGCACGCCGCCGTGGAGGGCCGCTCCCCGTACGCCCGCAGCACCGCGATGGCCACGCTGGCGGCGCTGGCCAGCCAGCCGCCGGACCCGGCGCCGCACGCCGGCCCGCTGATGCCGGTGCTGGTCGGGCTGCTGCGCCGCGACCCGCGCAACCGGCTCGGCCACGACGACATCGCCCGGTTGCTCGCCGCCGCCGCCGAGCCCCCGGCCGACGGTCCGCACCCGCCGGGCGCCGCCGAGCCGGGCCGGACCGGTCCGGCCGTGCCGCCTCTGAGCGGCTCCCACGTCGGCGTTCCACCGGCGCCCCGGGCCGTACCGGCCGTGCCACCGCTGAGCGGCTCCAGCATCGCCGTTCCGCCGGTGCCGCGATCCAAATCCGCCGTCCCGCCCACCGAGCGAGCCGGACGCGCCGGGAGCGCGGTCGGACGTGCCGCACCGCCGGCGGGCGCGGCCGGCAGGTGGCAGCGCCCGGACGGGCCTGCCGGCCACGCCGGCCCGCGCGGGATCGCGGCCGAGCGCCCGGCTCCGGACCCCCCCGGGAAGGCCGGCCCGGCCCCCGGCGACGCCGACCCGCAACCGGGCCGGGCCGGCGGTGGAGCGGACCGCGCCGCACCCGACGGCTGGGCCGGCTGGGACCGGACGACCGGCTGGGCCGACGCGGACGGCACCGGCGGCTGGGACCGGACGACCGGCAGGGACGACGACGACGGGGACGCGGCCGCCCGCCCGGCCGTCGGCTACCCGGACCTGATGCCGCCGGCCGCCGCCGCCCGCGCCTGGAGCCGGGCGGCCCGGCACAGCGAGTGGGCGCGCCCGACCGAGGGTGAGCCGCCCCCCTCCGACCCGGCGGAGGATCCCGGCTCCGACGAGCCGGGCCGGCCGGACGGCGGCGGGTCGGGCCGGGACACTCCCGACCGGCCGCTCGGCGCGTTGGGGCCCACGGTGCTGACCAGCTTCGTCGACCCGGGCAACCCCGCCGGCCCGGAGGGGCCGGCCGCGCGGGCCGACGCGGTCAGCCCGGTGCACACCCCCGCACCGGGCAGCATCCCCCCGCCGACCCCGCCCCCGGTCGCCACCGGCGGGCTGCCGGACAGCGGCCGGCTCCGCGCCGCCACGGACAGCGGCGCGTTCGGCGACGATCCGGCCCGCGGCGCGGCGACGCGCGGCGGGCCCGACCCGAGCGGCGCCGTCCTCGGCGGGGTACGCCCTCCGCACGGCAGCCCGGATCGGGGCGTACGCGCCCACCACGACGACGCGGACCGCGAGAGAGGCGACACCCCGGACGACCCACCCGGCGACGGTGGGCGCGGCCGGGGGACGACCCGACGGTGGGGCTTCGCCGCGGGCGCCGTGGTCCTCGCCGTGGTGGCCGGCGTGAGCACGGCGCTCGCCGTCGCCGAGGAGCACCCGACTGACGGCCGGCACGGCGAGCCGGTCGGGCAACCCTGGGCGCGACCGCCCGGGCCGCCTGGCGGCGAGGGTGGCGTGCCCCCACCGCCGTTTCCCTGCATCCGGCCCGACGTGGCGGGCACGCCGGTCCAGAAGGGTCCGCCGCCGGCCGACCCGGCGGTCACCGTGCCCGCCGGTTGGGTCTGGCCCGCCGACACCGGCGGGTTCCACATCGCGCTGCCCGCCGGATGGCTCCAGCTCCGGTCGGGCGACACCACCTGCTTCCAGGACCCGGCCACCCGGCGCATCCTGGGCGTCGAGCCCTATCCGGGCGGTGACCCGGTCGGCCGGCTGCGCTCGGCCGAGCGCGACCTCAAGGCAGCCGGCCGACTGCCGAAGTACGAGAAGGTCCGGCTCGCCGCCGACGGCGAGGGCGCGGCGTGGGAGTGCCGCTGGACGGCGCCGTACGGCGAACGTATGCACGCGCTGCGGATGCTGCCCGGCGAGGAGGGCGGGTGGACGTTGGGCCTGACCACCTCGGACGCCGACTGGGCCGCCGCCGACGAGCAGTTCGCGTTGATTCGCGACAGTGTCCGGCCGATCCGGCCGACCCGCACGGCGGGCTGA
- a CDS encoding glycosyltransferase family 4 protein has translation MSADAEVIDIQPARRLRVLLLSWEYPPVLVGGLGRHVHALSVALAAAGHEVTVVTRHAEGAPMEQYADGVRVLRAAEDPVRFPLATDSLLAWTMAFNHTLTRTALRAASAGAYDVIHAHDWLVAHTAVTLAEHLDVPLVTTIHATEAGRHQGWLPGEMNRTIHGVEHWLSNASARVIACSGYMREQVSRLFDVPAGRVDVVANGVDDRAWRARPHAVASARARFAGRGPLVGYAGRLVYEKGVQHLVDAVPRLADRHPGLRVVIAGDGPYRDELVDRAHRLRLGDTVRFAGFLDATQLPAVLAATDATVIPSLYEPFGMIALEAAAAGAPLAVARTGGLAEIVEPGVTGVTFSHGDPDALAGAVDRLLGDEVFARRVARKARAMVTRRYAWSAIAARTAVSYAAARREHHSFQARRAAALLAGGRPAVAIPDGNLLAGAVS, from the coding sequence GTGTCCGCTGACGCCGAAGTGATCGACATCCAGCCCGCCCGGCGCCTGCGGGTGCTGCTGCTCTCCTGGGAGTACCCGCCCGTGCTGGTCGGCGGTCTCGGCCGCCACGTGCACGCGCTCTCGGTCGCCCTGGCGGCCGCCGGGCACGAGGTCACCGTGGTCACCCGGCACGCCGAGGGCGCGCCCATGGAACAGTACGCCGACGGCGTCCGCGTCCTGCGGGCCGCCGAGGACCCGGTCCGCTTCCCGCTCGCCACCGACTCGCTGCTGGCCTGGACCATGGCGTTCAACCACACGCTCACCCGCACCGCGCTGCGCGCCGCCTCCGCCGGCGCGTACGACGTGATCCACGCCCACGACTGGCTGGTCGCGCACACCGCCGTCACCCTGGCCGAGCACCTGGACGTGCCGCTGGTCACCACCATCCACGCCACCGAGGCCGGCCGGCACCAGGGTTGGCTGCCCGGGGAGATGAACCGCACGATCCACGGCGTGGAGCACTGGCTGAGCAATGCCTCGGCCCGGGTGATCGCCTGCTCCGGCTACATGCGCGAGCAGGTGTCCCGGCTGTTCGACGTGCCGGCCGGGCGCGTCGACGTGGTGGCCAACGGCGTCGACGACCGGGCCTGGCGGGCCCGTCCGCACGCGGTCGCCTCCGCCCGCGCCCGCTTCGCCGGTCGCGGCCCGTTGGTCGGCTACGCCGGCCGGCTGGTCTACGAGAAGGGCGTGCAGCACCTGGTGGACGCCGTGCCGCGCCTGGCCGACCGGCACCCGGGGCTGCGGGTGGTGATCGCCGGCGACGGCCCGTACCGCGACGAGCTGGTCGACCGGGCGCACCGGCTGCGCCTGGGCGACACGGTCCGGTTCGCCGGCTTCCTGGACGCCACCCAGCTTCCGGCGGTGCTCGCCGCCACCGACGCCACCGTGATCCCCAGCCTCTACGAGCCGTTCGGCATGATCGCCCTGGAGGCGGCGGCGGCCGGCGCGCCGCTCGCGGTGGCGCGCACCGGCGGGCTGGCCGAGATCGTCGAGCCCGGGGTGACCGGGGTGACGTTCTCGCACGGCGACCCGGACGCGCTGGCCGGCGCCGTCGACCGGCTGCTCGGCGACGAGGTCTTCGCCCGCCGGGTGGCGCGCAAGGCCCGCGCCATGGTGACCCGGCGCTACGCCTGGTCGGCCATCGCGGCCCGCACCGCCGTCAGCTATGCCGCCGCCCGCCGGGAGCACCACTCGTTCCAGGCCCGCCGGGCCGCCGCGTTGCTGGCCGGCGGCCGTCCCGCCGTCGCCATTCCGGACGGGAACCTGCTGGCCGGCGCCGTGAGCTGA
- a CDS encoding amylo-alpha-1,6-glucosidase has protein sequence MIDIRFGPQVCAELPTAAGREWLVTDGRGGYAMGTVAGLRTRRYHGLLVVPGETPASRKVGLASLDPAVTLPSGRQVRLGAHEWSSGVVDPRGFELLERFDLTDGVPRWRWRIGDVVIEREIAMAYGRSCVAVVHRLVSGGPVRLDLAAACTWRDAHGERRADGPALRLEPVAGGAVVDGAFRLAGPDWTPEGQWWLGVRHRVEAARGLNPDEDLWYAGRFSGALDTPGATVTVLAWADDLAEEPPPATAVVEAARRRNRAVVAAAKPDDAVSATLALAADAFVVRTPTGPDVVAGYPWFGAWSRDTMISYEGLFLCANRADEGRELLRAYAGTLSEGMLANTADTGRVEHNTVDATLWFLHAVSRHVTVTGDTDLGDELLPALHGVVEAHVAGTRYGIGVDPTDGLLAQGGPPDTALTWMDARVYGVPVTPRTGKPVEVNALWINGLAGLAELTELAGRDATELWTRHGRATAAFRDRFPAPAGWLHDVVDAPAPAYPLGGAPHHDDDLLRPNQLLAWSLPYAPLEPDQATLERLTEALFTPLGPRSLAPGSPGFTGRHRGGPAERDSAYHQGTVWPWLTGPLLDAYRKAGLSTADLLVGLEGHLVEDGLGSVSETAEGAAPHTATGCPFQAWSVAELLRARRARR, from the coding sequence TTGATCGACATCCGGTTCGGCCCGCAGGTCTGCGCGGAGCTGCCCACCGCCGCAGGGCGGGAATGGCTGGTTACGGACGGGCGCGGCGGCTACGCCATGGGCACCGTGGCCGGGCTGCGCACCCGCCGCTACCACGGGTTGCTCGTGGTGCCGGGCGAGACGCCGGCGTCCCGCAAGGTGGGACTCGCGAGCCTCGACCCGGCGGTCACCCTCCCGTCCGGCCGGCAGGTCCGCCTCGGCGCGCACGAGTGGTCCTCCGGGGTGGTCGACCCGCGCGGCTTCGAACTGCTGGAACGCTTCGACCTGACCGACGGCGTGCCGCGCTGGCGGTGGCGGATCGGCGACGTGGTGATCGAACGGGAGATCGCCATGGCGTACGGCCGGTCCTGCGTCGCGGTGGTCCACCGGCTGGTCTCCGGCGGTCCGGTCCGGCTGGACCTGGCCGCGGCCTGCACCTGGCGCGACGCGCACGGCGAGCGGCGGGCCGACGGACCCGCGCTCCGGCTGGAGCCGGTGGCCGGCGGCGCGGTCGTCGATGGCGCGTTCCGGCTCGCCGGCCCGGACTGGACCCCGGAGGGGCAGTGGTGGCTCGGCGTCCGACACCGGGTCGAGGCCGCCCGCGGCCTGAACCCGGACGAGGACCTCTGGTACGCGGGCCGGTTCTCCGGCGCGCTGGACACCCCGGGCGCGACCGTGACGGTGCTGGCCTGGGCGGACGACCTGGCCGAGGAGCCGCCACCGGCGACCGCCGTGGTGGAGGCGGCCCGGCGGCGCAACCGGGCGGTGGTGGCCGCCGCGAAGCCCGACGACGCGGTCTCCGCGACGCTGGCGCTGGCCGCCGACGCGTTCGTGGTGCGCACCCCGACCGGCCCGGACGTGGTGGCCGGCTACCCCTGGTTCGGCGCCTGGTCCCGGGACACGATGATCTCCTACGAGGGCCTGTTCCTCTGCGCCAACCGCGCCGACGAGGGTCGGGAGCTGCTGCGGGCGTACGCCGGCACGCTGTCCGAGGGCATGCTGGCGAACACCGCCGACACCGGCCGGGTCGAGCACAACACGGTCGACGCCACGCTCTGGTTCCTGCACGCGGTGAGCCGACACGTCACCGTCACCGGCGACACCGACCTCGGCGACGAGCTGCTGCCCGCGCTGCACGGCGTGGTCGAGGCGCACGTGGCCGGCACCCGCTACGGCATCGGCGTCGACCCCACCGACGGGCTGCTCGCCCAGGGCGGCCCCCCGGACACGGCGCTGACCTGGATGGACGCCCGGGTGTACGGGGTGCCGGTGACCCCGCGCACCGGCAAGCCGGTCGAGGTCAACGCGCTGTGGATCAACGGGCTGGCCGGGCTCGCCGAGTTGACCGAGCTGGCCGGCCGCGACGCCACCGAGCTGTGGACCCGGCACGGCCGCGCCACGGCCGCGTTCCGCGACCGGTTCCCGGCGCCGGCCGGCTGGCTGCACGACGTGGTGGACGCCCCGGCCCCCGCCTACCCGCTCGGCGGCGCCCCGCACCACGACGACGACCTGCTGCGCCCCAACCAACTGCTGGCCTGGTCGCTGCCCTACGCCCCGCTGGAGCCGGACCAGGCCACGCTCGAGCGGCTCACCGAGGCGCTGTTCACCCCGCTGGGGCCGCGCAGCCTCGCCCCCGGCTCCCCCGGCTTCACCGGCCGGCACCGGGGCGGCCCCGCCGAGCGGGACTCCGCCTACCACCAGGGCACGGTCTGGCCGTGGCTGACCGGGCCGCTGCTCGACGCGTACCGGAAGGCGGGCCTGTCCACGGCGGACCTGCTGGTCGGTCTGGAGGGCCACCTGGTCGAGGACGGCCTGGGCTCGGTCAGCGAGACCGCCGAGGGCGCGGCCCCGCACACCGCCACCGGCTGCCCGTTCCAGGCCTGGTCGGTGGCGGAGCTGCTGCGCGCGCGGCGCGCCCGCCGGTAA
- a CDS encoding glucosidase: MAAVEKYPGGVEDVRVITDRPTSATPDPERHRLAQADAGELEWRAWGPYLSERAWGTVREDYSEHGTAWDYFPHDHARSRAYRWNDDGMAGVCDDRQTFCFALALWNGRDPILKERMFGLGGDGGNHGEDAKEYWWYLDSTPTHSWMRWRYHYPQAAFPYDELVSVNALRGRDDTEYELVDTGIFDDDRYWAVTVDYAKASPTDMCLLVTVANRGDENAALHVLPTLWFRNTWSWGLPGADRVPKLVGAGSRLVGEHWVLGQLLLEGDGEPTPLLCDNETNAERLWGLPGRSAYPKDGINDHVVAGAPTVNPDRVGTKGALHYVLDVPAGEQRQIRLRLTRTAPPPAAGPPAPADLGDGFDTVLWARRAEANRFFDSLIPAAASADEALVARQAIAGLMWGKQFYHFDVKRWLEGDPGSAPPPPGRRHGRNSAWWHMNSFDVFSMPDPWEYPWYAAWDLAFHCVTIARVDPGFAKEQLLLLLREWYLHPNGQIPAYEWAFGDVNPPVHAWAALKVFEIDGSSDHEFLARVMHKLLLNFTWWVNRKDTGGNNVFEGGFLGLDNVGPFDRSAALPVAGTLEQSDGTGWMAMYALNLLDMAIVLAEHDHAYVDTATKFFEHFAYIAAAAYEQGLWDAEDAFFYDVLRLADGTKVPLKVRSVVGLLPLAAVTRLTTRTMRRLPELGARLRWFLTNRPEYADVIGGRRLGSDGTQQRLLSMVGPEQMVRLLARMLDTDEFLSEYGLRTLSRAHLDKPFTVTLGGQGFSVGYEPAESTSGLFGGNSNWRGPIWMPTNFLLITALRDHAAFFGDDLQVEYPTRSGAKRTLDEIADDLSARLISLFTRDGWGRRPIYGAAQLFQTHPDWRDLICFPEYFHGDNGAGLGAWHQTGWTALVADLILTLRR, encoded by the coding sequence ATGGCCGCTGTGGAGAAGTACCCCGGCGGCGTCGAAGATGTGCGGGTGATCACCGACCGTCCGACCTCCGCCACCCCCGACCCCGAGCGGCACCGGCTCGCCCAGGCCGATGCCGGGGAGCTGGAGTGGCGCGCATGGGGCCCCTATCTGTCCGAGCGGGCGTGGGGGACGGTACGGGAGGACTACAGCGAGCACGGCACGGCGTGGGACTACTTCCCCCACGATCACGCGCGGTCCCGAGCCTACCGGTGGAACGACGACGGCATGGCGGGCGTCTGCGACGACCGGCAGACGTTCTGCTTCGCGCTGGCGCTCTGGAACGGGCGCGACCCGATCCTCAAGGAGCGGATGTTCGGCCTCGGCGGCGACGGCGGCAACCACGGCGAGGACGCCAAGGAGTACTGGTGGTATCTCGACTCCACGCCCACGCACTCGTGGATGCGCTGGCGCTACCACTACCCGCAGGCCGCGTTCCCGTACGACGAACTGGTCTCGGTGAACGCGCTGCGCGGCCGCGACGACACCGAGTACGAGCTGGTGGACACCGGCATCTTCGACGACGACCGGTACTGGGCGGTGACCGTCGACTACGCCAAGGCGTCGCCGACCGACATGTGCCTGCTGGTCACGGTCGCGAACCGGGGCGACGAGAACGCCGCCCTGCACGTGCTGCCCACGCTCTGGTTCCGCAACACCTGGTCCTGGGGGCTGCCCGGCGCCGACCGGGTGCCGAAGCTGGTCGGCGCCGGTTCCCGACTGGTCGGTGAGCACTGGGTGCTGGGCCAGCTCCTGCTGGAGGGCGACGGCGAGCCCACACCGCTGCTGTGCGACAACGAGACCAACGCGGAGCGGCTGTGGGGCCTGCCCGGACGGTCGGCGTACCCGAAGGACGGTATCAACGACCACGTGGTGGCCGGCGCGCCCACCGTCAACCCGGACCGCGTCGGCACCAAGGGCGCGTTGCACTACGTGCTCGACGTGCCGGCCGGCGAACAGCGGCAGATCCGGCTGCGGCTGACCCGCACCGCCCCGCCCCCGGCGGCCGGTCCACCGGCCCCGGCCGACCTCGGCGACGGGTTCGACACCGTGCTCTGGGCCCGCCGCGCCGAGGCGAACCGGTTCTTCGACAGCCTGATCCCGGCCGCGGCCTCCGCCGACGAGGCGCTGGTGGCCCGGCAGGCGATCGCCGGGCTGATGTGGGGCAAGCAGTTCTACCACTTCGACGTCAAGCGCTGGCTGGAGGGCGATCCCGGGTCGGCGCCGCCGCCGCCCGGCCGGCGGCACGGGCGCAACAGCGCCTGGTGGCACATGAACAGCTTCGACGTCTTCTCCATGCCGGACCCGTGGGAATATCCCTGGTACGCGGCCTGGGACCTGGCCTTCCACTGCGTGACCATCGCCCGCGTCGACCCGGGCTTCGCCAAGGAGCAACTGCTGCTCCTGCTGCGCGAGTGGTACCTGCACCCGAACGGGCAGATCCCGGCGTACGAGTGGGCGTTCGGGGACGTGAATCCGCCGGTGCACGCGTGGGCCGCGTTGAAGGTGTTCGAGATCGACGGCTCCTCCGACCACGAGTTCCTCGCCCGGGTGATGCACAAGCTGCTGCTCAACTTCACCTGGTGGGTCAACCGCAAGGACACCGGCGGCAACAACGTCTTCGAGGGCGGTTTCCTCGGCCTGGACAACGTGGGACCGTTCGACCGCTCGGCCGCGCTGCCGGTGGCCGGCACGCTGGAGCAGTCCGACGGCACCGGCTGGATGGCCATGTACGCGCTCAACCTGCTCGACATGGCGATCGTGCTGGCCGAGCACGACCACGCGTACGTGGACACCGCGACGAAGTTCTTCGAGCACTTCGCCTACATCGCCGCGGCGGCGTACGAGCAGGGGTTGTGGGACGCCGAGGACGCGTTCTTCTACGACGTGCTGCGGTTGGCCGACGGCACGAAGGTCCCGCTGAAGGTGCGCTCGGTGGTCGGCCTGCTGCCGTTGGCCGCGGTCACCCGGCTGACCACCCGGACCATGCGTCGCCTGCCCGAGCTGGGCGCCCGGCTGCGCTGGTTCCTCACCAACCGCCCGGAGTACGCCGACGTGATCGGCGGCCGCCGGCTCGGTTCGGACGGCACCCAGCAGCGGCTGCTGTCGATGGTCGGCCCGGAGCAGATGGTCCGGCTGCTGGCCCGGATGCTCGACACCGACGAGTTCCTCTCCGAGTACGGCCTGCGCACGCTCTCCCGCGCCCATCTGGACAAACCGTTCACGGTCACGCTCGGCGGGCAGGGGTTCAGCGTCGGCTACGAGCCGGCCGAGTCGACGAGCGGCCTGTTCGGCGGCAACTCCAACTGGCGTGGCCCGATCTGGATGCCGACGAACTTCCTGCTGATCACCGCGCTCCGGGACCACGCGGCGTTCTTCGGCGACGACCTGCAGGTCGAGTACCCGACCCGCTCCGGAGCGAAGCGGACCCTCGACGAGATCGCCGACGACCTGTCGGCCCGGCTGATCTCGCTGTTCACCCGGGACGGGTGGGGCCGCCGGCCGATCTACGGCGCCGCGCAACTGTTCCAGACCCACCCGGACTGGCGGGACCTGATCTGCTTCCCGGAGTATTTCCACGGCGACAACGGCGCCGGGCTGGGCGCCTGGCACCAGACCGGCTGGACGGCGCTGGTCGCCGACCTGATCCTCACCCTGCGCCGCTGA
- a CDS encoding HAD family hydrolase, whose protein sequence is MGQRREAAVLVFDADDTLWENNVLFERVIEDFLSWLDHPTLDRAQLRAVLDDVERANARAHGYGSKIFLRSLADCLAKLRERPATEAERAEITQLAAALVGHQVELMPGVAETLDDLATRHELLLLTKGEREEQQRKLDACGLLHHFRAAHIVPEKDVDTYRRLAREHAFDPAGAWMIGNSPRSDILPARAAGLNAVFIPNENTWVLEHEELDPSDPGVIRLAAFPELVRHF, encoded by the coding sequence ATGGGACAGCGCCGGGAGGCCGCCGTACTGGTCTTCGATGCCGATGACACGCTCTGGGAGAACAACGTCCTCTTCGAGCGGGTGATCGAGGACTTCCTCAGCTGGCTCGACCACCCGACCCTGGATCGGGCGCAGTTGCGCGCCGTGCTCGACGACGTGGAGCGGGCCAACGCCCGGGCGCACGGCTACGGCAGCAAGATCTTCCTGCGCAGCCTCGCGGACTGCCTGGCGAAGCTGCGCGAGCGCCCGGCCACCGAGGCCGAGCGCGCCGAGATCACGCAGCTCGCGGCCGCGCTGGTCGGGCACCAGGTGGAGCTGATGCCGGGGGTGGCCGAGACACTGGACGACCTGGCCACCCGCCACGAGCTGCTGCTGCTCACCAAGGGCGAGCGCGAGGAGCAGCAGCGCAAGCTGGACGCCTGCGGACTGCTGCACCACTTCCGCGCGGCGCACATCGTGCCGGAGAAGGACGTCGACACCTACCGCCGGCTGGCTCGCGAGCACGCCTTCGACCCGGCCGGGGCGTGGATGATCGGCAACTCGCCGCGTTCGGACATCCTGCCCGCCCGGGCCGCGGGCCTGAACGCGGTGTTCATTCCGAACGAGAACACCTGGGTGTTGGAGCACGAGGAGCTGGACCCGTCCGACCCGGGGGTGATCCGGCTGGCCGCGTTCCCCGAGCTGGTCCGACACTTCTGA
- a CDS encoding DUF4184 family protein: MPLTFPSHLAPVLPLKWWRPHWFDGVALATGAVAPDVGYLVTGTHFGLGTRTHTLGGLLWWCLPVALTYAWIVRRVVAGIAAHLPAPRLFGWPQYAALAGVRHPWQVTVCSALIGAFSHVAWDRISHSERLPRLLGVADFHAQTGWYWWQFADVVASLGGGLLVAAAAVYAARRGKIFDGDPPPVPATNPLVFWRVTLAVTALGALLLPGLPAASVAAPAGVRVLHLGALALIAGAAAARSAPSGEAGRSPRLEDEQRPIG, encoded by the coding sequence GTGCCGCTGACGTTCCCTTCACACCTGGCGCCGGTGCTGCCGCTGAAGTGGTGGCGGCCGCACTGGTTCGACGGGGTGGCACTGGCCACCGGCGCGGTCGCGCCGGACGTCGGCTACCTGGTCACCGGTACCCACTTCGGCCTCGGGACGCGCACGCACACGCTCGGCGGGCTGCTCTGGTGGTGCCTGCCGGTGGCCCTGACGTACGCCTGGATCGTCCGCCGGGTGGTGGCCGGCATCGCCGCGCACCTGCCCGCGCCACGGCTGTTCGGCTGGCCGCAGTACGCCGCGTTGGCCGGGGTGCGCCATCCCTGGCAGGTCACCGTCTGCTCGGCGCTGATCGGCGCGTTCAGCCACGTCGCCTGGGACCGGATCAGCCACTCCGAGCGCCTGCCGCGGCTGCTCGGCGTCGCCGACTTCCACGCCCAGACCGGGTGGTACTGGTGGCAGTTCGCGGACGTGGTCGCAAGCCTCGGCGGTGGGCTGCTGGTGGCCGCCGCGGCGGTCTACGCGGCCCGCCGCGGGAAGATCTTCGACGGCGACCCGCCACCGGTCCCGGCGACGAACCCGCTCGTCTTCTGGCGGGTTACCCTGGCGGTCACGGCGCTGGGCGCGCTGCTGCTGCCCGGGTTGCCGGCGGCCTCCGTCGCCGCGCCGGCCGGGGTGCGCGTGCTGCATCTCGGTGCGCTGGCGCTGATCGCGGGCGCCGCGGCGGCCCGGTCCGCGCCGTCGGGGGAGGCTGGTCGCAGCCCGCGCCTCGAAGACGAACAGCGCCCGATCGGCTGA